The window AAAAATATTCTGTTCAACAGGTAATTTTTCTGCTTTGAGATAGTTGCTGAGAATAGTGTAATCATCCTGGTTGAAATGTTCTGTTTTCAAGGAAACACCTGTAGGGGCCTCATTTTCCCTGTTGGTCTTCATGAAGATCTTATTCATGATTCTAATGTGATCCGGATTGGTGTCCTTTACTTCTCTGCTCTTTTGTTCCAGTTCCTGAAGGTTTGTCCAGGCAGCAGGATATTTATTCAGGTCACTGTATTCATCTTTATCTTTCAAAGAATCTGGTGTGGCGGCTCTTACTTCTGCCAAAAATCTTCTCATATCAATATCAGTTACGGAAGTGGAAGTGGCATCCTTATGATAGACAATTTCGGAACTTACATTGCATGATTGTAATATAAAAAGACATATTGACAATAAAAAAAATATTTTCTTCATGAAAATGAAATAAATGAAAAAGCAGATTTAATGGCAGTTAGTAGAGGAGTGGTCGTGCCCTTCAATATGACAATTGGCTCCATTATGATCTTTAGAGATGGTCATAGCTTCAGCTCTTGGCGAAACATAAGGAATACCCAATTCTAAGCCTCTAAGTATGAAAAGCCCCCCCAGAATAATCATAATGACAGGTACAGCTTTTAAAACTTTCGCTCTGAAGGCCTGATTCATGAGGTTTCCGGCCAGAACAACGGCAAACATGAACGGAAGGGTTCCCAAACCAAATAAAGCCATATATAAAGCTCCCTGCCATATTCCCCCCCAGCAAGACTTGCTGTAAGTGCCATATAAACCATTCCACATGGTAAGAAGCCATTAAGAACCCCAGTTGTAAATCTTGAACGGTAGTCTGCTTTTTGTAGTACCCGCCCTAGGTTTGACTTTACAGAGTATAAAAATTTGGACAGAAAAGGAATTCTTGAAGCAAAGTCTTTTCCACCAAATGAAAATAAAGCCATAACAATAAGCAGAATACCGGCCGTGATGGTCAGGTATTTCTGAAATCCTGCCATTTCAAATCCTTGCCCTATGATACCCAGAAGTGCACCTAGTAAAGAATAGGTGAAAATTCTTCCAAACTGATAGGTAAGATTTTGAAGATAAAAATTGGTTGCTTGCTTTTTTGTTAATCCCATGGATAAAGCAATAGGACCACACATTCCGATACAGTGAAAACCGGAAGCAAAGCCTAAAGCAATAGCCGATATAACAAGTCCTATTTCCATATCACATCATAGTCCATTCGGTAGTCTGTTTTGTCTTTTGTCCAGCTCAGTCTTAAGGTATAATTCCCCATTTTCAATACCTGTGCAGGTATTATGAATGATTGGTTGCCATCAAGCTCTACAGATTTTTTGATATCTAAATTCTGATCGTCGGTTCTGTTTAAAACAAATTTTACCGTAGTGTTTGTAGAAGTATAATCTTTTGGAAAAACGATTTTAATTCCATTAGCGTCTTGGCTGTATGCAGGTTTTTCCTGTAGTTCATCGGCCCTTTTTTTGGCATCAATTACATCCTGGTATTGTAATTCTTCCTCATAATAATTATCAGTAACCATTTCAGAATTCTTTTGCCCGTTCGGGAAAAGAAACATCATCGATAATATAAAAATAATAAATGCTAATAATGCAACTACAACACCGTGTCCCCAACTAAAGTTCTTCATTTTGTCTAATTAAAATTGTAATTTAAATGGTCCTTCAAAATAAGTTTGATAAGAATCGATAAGTTTACCCTTCATGTCATAAACCCCGATTGTAATATTCTGTTTGGAAAGTTTCATTTCATCTTCCGGGAAACTGATATTGATGGTCCCCTTAGAAATTTTATCTCTGTCTACAGGAATTTTACTTGATGCACTATAAGTGATTTCACCATGTGCAGGATCTATTACTTTGATGGTAACGATTTTTTTCTCATTGGTCTTATTCAGGAAAGTATAATTATAAGTATTGATAATTTTTCCTTCTTTCACAAAGAATGTACTCCCTGCTGGTTTAATGAATTTAGCTTCCATTTCTCCACGGCTGTACAATAGGTATCCTAAGAACCCTACCAGTAGTAATAAGAATATACTGAATCCTTTCATTCTTCCTGTAAATTTGAACTGAGTTTCTTTCTCAATTTCATTTTCGGAAGCATATCTTACCAGTCCTTTTGGTAGGCCTACTTTTTCCATCACTTCATCACAGGCATCAATACAGGCTGTACAGTTGATACACTCCAGCTGCTGTCCGTCTCTGATGTCAATTCCGGTAGGACATACCACTACACACTGGTGACAATCGATACAATCTCCTTTTCCAGCTGCTTTTCGATCTTCACCTTTTCTCCATTTTGATCTGTTTTCCCCTCTCTTGAAGTCGTAGAAAACGTTGATTGTATCTTTATCAATCAATACTCCTTGTAGTCGGCCGTATGGACAAACTAATGTACATACCTGTTCTCTGAACCATGCAAATACAAAGTAAAATGCAGCGGTAAGGAGAATCATTACAATAAAATTGGTAGGATGGGCAAATGGTCCTTCAGAAACAATTTTGAATACCTCTTCATATCCAACAATATACATAAACATAAAGTGGGTGATGATGAGTGAAATAACGATATAAACAGACCATTTTAAAGTTCTTTTCCAAATCTTTTCGCTATCCCACTCCTGTCTGTCCAGCTTCATTTGCTTGTTTCGGTCACCTTCAATCAGATATTCGATTTTACGGAAGATCGATTCCATAAAAATTGTCTGAGGGCAAATCCACCCGCAGAAAATTCTTCCGAATGCAATCGTAAAAACGATAATAAAGATTAAGGATGCGATGGCACCTAAAGTCAGGATAAAAAAGTCTTGTGGATAGAA of the Chryseobacterium capnotolerans genome contains:
- a CDS encoding FixH family protein; the protein is MKNFSWGHGVVVALLAFIIFILSMMFLFPNGQKNSEMVTDNYYEEELQYQDVIDAKKRADELQEKPAYSQDANGIKIVFPKDYTSTNTTVKFVLNRTDDQNLDIKKSVELDGNQSFIIPAQVLKMGNYTLRLSWTKDKTDYRMDYDVIWK
- the ccoG gene encoding cytochrome c oxidase accessory protein CcoG yields the protein MSDIEEIEVRGGQGQVLDPETYRDSIGTMEQSGKRRWVFPRKPKGKYTNYRNIVSYLLLIIYFSLPFIKINGNPLLMFNVIDREFFIFGQPFYPQDFFILTLGAIASLIFIIVFTIAFGRIFCGWICPQTIFMESIFRKIEYLIEGDRNKQMKLDRQEWDSEKIWKRTLKWSVYIVISLIITHFMFMYIVGYEEVFKIVSEGPFAHPTNFIVMILLTAAFYFVFAWFREQVCTLVCPYGRLQGVLIDKDTINVFYDFKRGENRSKWRKGEDRKAAGKGDCIDCHQCVVVCPTGIDIRDGQQLECINCTACIDACDEVMEKVGLPKGLVRYASENEIEKETQFKFTGRMKGFSIFLLLLVGFLGYLLYSRGEMEAKFIKPAGSTFFVKEGKIINTYNYTFLNKTNEKKIVTIKVIDPAHGEITYSASSKIPVDRDKISKGTINISFPEDEMKLSKQNITIGVYDMKGKLIDSYQTYFEGPFKLQF